One Pseudomonas syringae CC1557 genomic window, CCCACCACATTGCAGACCGAAGCGCTCGACCACAAAATCATCCAGGCCTTGCGAATGCAGGATGCCCGGGATCTTGTAGATGGTGTCCGCGTCTTCGAGGGCGATGACCGCACGCTCTTCGACGTTGGTGAACTGAGCAATCTTGCGACGTGAGGAAATGTCGATCGGATGATCCGAGCGGCATACCAGAACATCAGGCTGCAGACCGATGGAGCGCAATTCCTTCACCGAATGCTGCGTCGGCTTGGTCTTGGTCTCGCCGGCAGTGGCGATGTACGGGACCAGCGTCAGGTGCATCAGCATCGCGCGGCGTGCGCCGACTTCAAAGCGCAACTGGCGGATGGCCTCGAGGAACGGTTGCGACTCAATGTCACCGACCGTACCGCCGATTTCGACCAGTGCCACGTCGGCATCGCCTGCACCTTTGATGATGCGGCGCTTGATCTCGTCGGTGATGTGCGGAATGACCTGAATGGTCGCACCCAGATAATCACCACGGCGCTCTTTGCGCAGGACGTGTTCGTACACACGCCCGGTGGTGAAGTTGTTGTTCTGGGTCATGGTGGTGCGAATGAACCGCTCGTAGTGACCGAGGTCGAGGTCGGTTTCAGCGCCGTCGTGGGTGACGAACACCTCACCGTGCTGGAACGGGCTCATGGTACCTGGGTCAACGTTGATATAGGGATCCAGTTTCAGCATGGTGACCTTGAGTCCCCGCGCCTCCAGGATGGCCGCCAGTGAAGCCGAGGCAATGCCTTTCCCCAATGAAGAAACAACACCGCCCGTGACGAAGATGTAGCGCGTCATGAAAAACCCTAGAAGTCTGCGTTAAAGCGGTCAGAGCCGCCGGGGAAAGCGAAGGAAGGCCGAAGCCCCCGATTACCGACAAAACTCACGGCGTACTCCTGAAACTGCTGCGTTGAAACCGACCGGCCGAAGCCAGTGTGGTATGCGCTACATATTTAAGAATTACCCAGCAAACACTGGTTGGTAACCGGCAACTTGCGTTGTTTCAAAAGAACCAACATAAGCTGTATCAAGAAGGGAGCGTAGTCTACCTGAAAGGGCCTTTCAGCTCAAACTTTGGTCGCCGGTCGGTGCAACCCAGCGCAAACGCCAGCGTTCATTGGGCAAAGCGTCCAGTCCGGGCAGGTTGGCGACGGCCAGCAGCTCGTCCTCGCGGTAGAGCAGCGGCAATCTGCCGCGCAGAAACCCGGGTACTGCCTGCTCATTGAGCAGCCGTTTGAGATCACGACGGCCACGTCCGTCGATGCGCATCACCTCCCCCCCGTGACGATAGCGAACCTGCAACGGGCCATCTGGCGCGCCACCCTCCAGCAGCAACTGACCATTCCCGGGAAGGCCCAGTGGTGCATGTGGATTGTGCCACTGCGTCGGCCCCGAACAGACCTGCTCCCAACCTGCCGGGAGCCACCAGATGCAGTTCTGCCCGCGATGCAGCGCACCATCGGCAAGCCGCCACAACGGCGAAGCATCAGGCGCTGCATCGCGCAGCGTTTCCCAACCCACCCAGTGATCGGTATCCGGCAAGCGGGTCAACGGCGTGAGCCAGTAACGCAACGCGTTGCGTTGCCGTGCTGCGGACAGTCCGGCAATTGGTCCGAGGCTCAACACCGGCAGGCCGAGCCAGGCAAACGCCGTCGCAGCCTGAGCATTGGCAATGTCCTGCATCGCCAGCTCGTCGAGCAACTGCTGCGCCTCGCCGAGATGACCCGCCGTGCGCGCCAGACTGGCACTTGCCTGCGGCCATCTGGAGGTCAGTAGAGGAAGCACTTGGCTGCGTAGAAAATTGCGCGAGAAGTGTTGATCGCTATTGCTGGGATCTTCGATCCAACTCAGGCCATGCTGATGCGCATAGCCTTCCAGCTCGCTTCGCGACACATCCAGTAGCGGGCGCACAAGATGGCCACGACCCAGCATGCGCTGAACGGGCATGGCGGCCAGACCGCGCACACCCGCACCACGCAACAGGCGAAACAGAAGGGTTTCGGCCTGATCATCGCGATGCTGACCGGTCAACAGCACATTCCCATCACTCAGCCGGTCAGCGAACGCGG contains:
- the tilS gene encoding tRNA lysidine(34) synthetase TilS, producing the protein MTTPTRSGHDLPTRLLQALAPWRDASTWHVGFSGGLDSTVLLHLLAELASRESLPSLNAIHVHHGLQPAADAWPEHCQRVCQALDVTFELVRVQVEPGASIEQAARRVRYAAFADRLSDGNVLLTGQHRDDQAETLLFRLLRGAGVRGLAAMPVQRMLGRGHLVRPLLDVSRSELEGYAHQHGLSWIEDPSNSDQHFSRNFLRSQVLPLLTSRWPQASASLARTAGHLGEAQQLLDELAMQDIANAQAATAFAWLGLPVLSLGPIAGLSAARQRNALRYWLTPLTRLPDTDHWVGWETLRDAAPDASPLWRLADGALHRGQNCIWWLPAGWEQVCSGPTQWHNPHAPLGLPGNGQLLLEGGAPDGPLQVRYRHGGEVMRIDGRGRRDLKRLLNEQAVPGFLRGRLPLLYREDELLAVANLPGLDALPNERWRLRWVAPTGDQSLS